From a single Arachnia propionica genomic region:
- the rplJ gene encoding 50S ribosomal protein L10 yields the protein MARPEKAAKVSELGQKFTDSAAVVLTEYRGLTVKDLQDLRRSLGDGATYAVAKNTLALLAAREVGIEGIESTLVGPTAFAFITGDIAKVTKGLRDFAKAHPFLVIKGGVLEGKFLDAKAVLKLADLESREVLLSKMAGAMKGSLAKAAGTLAAPLSKSARLLGALQSAAEKNPDLIGGAGSAPAAETTNEDAAAGDVTPADEA from the coding sequence ATGGCGAGGCCGGAAAAGGCTGCCAAGGTTTCGGAGCTGGGACAGAAGTTCACGGACTCCGCGGCCGTGGTGCTGACCGAGTACCGTGGTCTCACCGTCAAGGACCTGCAGGATCTGCGCAGGTCTCTCGGTGATGGTGCCACCTACGCCGTTGCGAAGAACACTCTGGCCCTGCTCGCGGCCAGGGAAGTGGGCATCGAGGGTATCGAATCGACGCTCGTCGGCCCCACAGCGTTTGCCTTCATCACCGGCGACATCGCCAAGGTGACCAAGGGGCTGCGCGACTTCGCGAAGGCACATCCGTTCCTGGTTATCAAGGGAGGCGTTCTTGAGGGCAAGTTCCTCGACGCCAAGGCGGTCCTCAAGCTTGCCGACCTCGAGTCCCGCGAGGTCCTGCTGTCCAAGATGGCTGGCGCCATGAAGGGCAGCCTCGCGAAGGCCGCCGGCACCCTGGCAGCTCCGCTGTCGAAGAGTGCCCGTCTGCTCGGTGCGCTACAGAGCGCTGCCGAGAAGAACCCGGACCTGATCGGTGGAGCCGGTTCGGCGCCGGCTGCCGAAACCACGAACGAGGACGCCGCTGCTGGCGACGTCACCCCGGCCGACGAGGCCTGA
- a CDS encoding ABC transporter ATP-binding protein/permease encodes MGNVFLSKSGGRATWLVGALRIGSAAFTGTTLAIIGQAWGKALDEQPVETTTWLWTGLTAMVAACCAFAEVLLGGWSARQEERRLRARLLDAHFRAAVRPAAPADDSATPPTRATSSSRPRHGRRHRRPTATSAPSPAQLVTLMTDNAERMSEYRQVYLGATLAASAIPFLTLAYVTSLDPLLGLGIMAACPLVPLAIWGFMRLFRKVSAASRKERGRLAVQYLDALRNLIPIRLLNAGRRTEERLRAQGETNRRAIMRLLAGNQVVIIVLDGAFSLLLICWSVHLIGSRLAAGAITPGQGLSVALLLTLMLEPLVQVAGFFYIGMGGMASQRAIGQQLSHIPAERPTAASGAAPTESAISLQNVHHDYGRGPVLNGLDLEVPYGAKVAIMGPSGAGKSTLLSLLRGTLPVQRGAVVLDGRNLGALEPEQACRISACVAQSTWLFSGTVADNLRIANPGATDEELWEALCRAHVADEVARMPQGLNSDVGERGQLISGGQAQRLSLARAFLSGRRILLLDEPTSQVDVVSEAAIIDALAEIGPDWTVLVVTHRRSLLSIADAAHELRDGVLLPLDMAVAR; translated from the coding sequence ATGGGCAACGTATTCCTATCGAAATCTGGGGGGCGTGCGACGTGGCTTGTCGGCGCCCTCCGGATTGGATCCGCCGCATTCACGGGAACGACCCTCGCGATCATCGGGCAGGCTTGGGGGAAAGCACTCGACGAGCAGCCCGTGGAGACGACAACCTGGCTGTGGACCGGGTTGACCGCCATGGTGGCCGCGTGCTGCGCCTTCGCTGAGGTGCTCCTCGGCGGCTGGTCGGCCCGCCAGGAGGAACGCCGCCTCAGGGCCCGACTGCTGGATGCCCATTTCCGTGCCGCCGTGCGTCCCGCCGCCCCAGCCGACGATTCCGCGACACCACCGACCCGCGCCACCTCCAGCTCCCGACCTCGGCACGGTCGCAGGCACCGCCGCCCCACCGCTACGAGCGCTCCCTCCCCCGCCCAGCTGGTGACCCTGATGACCGACAACGCGGAACGCATGTCCGAGTACCGCCAGGTCTACCTGGGTGCGACTCTCGCGGCGTCGGCCATTCCTTTCCTCACCCTGGCCTACGTCACCTCCCTGGATCCGCTGCTCGGTCTCGGGATCATGGCCGCCTGCCCCCTGGTTCCCCTGGCAATCTGGGGATTCATGCGCTTGTTCCGCAAGGTCTCGGCGGCCTCCCGCAAGGAACGCGGCCGCCTGGCCGTGCAGTACCTGGATGCGTTGCGCAACCTGATCCCCATCCGCCTGTTGAACGCGGGCAGGCGGACCGAGGAACGGCTGCGCGCTCAGGGCGAGACCAACCGCCGGGCCATCATGCGGTTGCTGGCGGGCAACCAGGTGGTGATCATCGTCCTCGACGGTGCTTTCTCGTTGCTGCTGATCTGCTGGTCCGTGCACCTGATCGGCTCCCGCCTCGCGGCGGGTGCGATCACGCCGGGGCAGGGCCTCTCGGTGGCCTTGCTGCTGACCCTGATGCTGGAGCCCCTGGTGCAGGTGGCCGGATTCTTCTACATCGGCATGGGCGGGATGGCCTCGCAACGCGCCATTGGCCAGCAGCTGTCGCACATCCCCGCCGAGCGTCCCACCGCAGCCTCCGGGGCCGCACCGACCGAATCCGCCATCAGCCTGCAAAACGTCCACCACGACTACGGTCGCGGGCCCGTCCTGAACGGTCTCGATCTCGAGGTGCCGTACGGGGCCAAGGTGGCGATCATGGGTCCTTCCGGGGCGGGGAAATCGACGCTGCTGTCGCTGCTCCGCGGAACTCTGCCTGTCCAGCGGGGAGCGGTCGTGCTCGACGGCCGGAACCTGGGGGCACTCGAACCGGAGCAGGCCTGCCGCATCTCGGCCTGCGTCGCACAGTCCACGTGGCTGTTCTCGGGCACCGTCGCCGACAACTTGCGCATCGCAAACCCCGGCGCCACCGATGAGGAGCTGTGGGAGGCCCTGTGCCGCGCCCATGTGGCCGATGAGGTGGCGCGGATGCCGCAGGGCCTGAATTCCGACGTCGGTGAGCGCGGGCAGCTGATCTCGGGAGGACAGGCTCAGCGCCTGTCCTTGGCCCGGGCCTTCCTGTCGGGACGCCGCATCCTCCTGCTGGACGAACCGACCAGCCAGGTTGACGTGGTCTCGGAGGCGGCCATCATCGATGCCTTGGCCGAGATCGGCCCCGACTGGACGGTGCTCGTGGTCACCCATCGCCGTTCCCTCCTCTCCATCGCCGACGCGGCCCACGAACTGCGCGACGGCGTTCTGCTCCCCCTCGACATGGCGGTCGCCCGATGA
- the rplL gene encoding 50S ribosomal protein L7/L12: MAKLTKEELLDAFKEMTLIELSEFVKLFEDTFDVTAAAPVAAVVPGAPAAGGGDAGAAEEADSGKVDVILASGGDKKIAVIKEVRALTSLGLKEAKDLVESAPKPVLEQVEKDVAEKAKAALEAAGGSVELK, translated from the coding sequence ATGGCGAAGCTCACCAAGGAAGAACTCCTTGACGCCTTCAAGGAGATGACCCTCATCGAACTGTCCGAGTTCGTGAAACTGTTCGAGGACACCTTCGACGTCACCGCCGCTGCCCCGGTTGCCGCCGTGGTCCCCGGTGCCCCCGCCGCAGGCGGTGGCGATGCCGGTGCCGCCGAGGAAGCCGACTCTGGCAAGGTCGACGTCATCCTTGCCTCGGGTGGCGACAAGAAGATCGCCGTCATCAAGGAGGTGCGCGCCCTCACCAGCCTCGGCCTGAAGGAGGCCAAGGATCTGGTGGAGTCCGCCCCGAAGCCCGTTCTCGAGCAGGTCGAGAAGGACGTCGCGGAGAAGGCCAAGGCTGCCCTCGAGGCCGCCGGTGGTTCCGTCGAGCTCAAGTGA
- the rpoB gene encoding DNA-directed RNA polymerase subunit beta has protein sequence MAASRSALKNTNVVLPSGRISFAKIHEPLEVPNLLDLQINSYNWLIGNEAWQADVEERLAAGRTDVNTRSGLEEIFSEISPIEDFNETMSLSFRDHRFEEPKHSIEECKDRDVTYAAPLFVTAEFVNNETGEIKSQTVFIGDFPLMTDKGTFIINGTERVVVSQLVRSPGVYFEITPDKGSDKDIYSCKVIPSRGAWLEFEIDKRDMVFVRLDRKRKQNVTVLLKALGWSEDRILEEFGDFESMRMTLEKDTVNTQDEALLDIYRKLRPGEPPARDAAQALLENYYFNPKRYDLAKVGRYKINKKLGLDLPFDSQVLTMEDIVAAIKYVVALHEHREELNGLPVEDDDIDHFGNRRLRTVGELIQNQLRTGLGRMERVVRDRMTTQDIEAITPQTLINIRPVTAALKEFFGTSQLSQFMDQNNPLAGLTHKRRLSALGPGGLSRDRAGMEVRDVHSSHYGRMCPIETPEGPNIGLIGSLASFARVNAFGFIETPYRRVVDGKVTDQIDYLTADEEDRFSIAQANAVLDAEGRLAEERVLVRIKHGDVDTIPAADVEYMDVSPRQMVSVATALIPFLEHDDASRALMGANMQRQAVPLIRNEAPFVGTGMEYRAAVDVGDVTLAKKAGVVSSVTADIIEIANDDATYSSYRLEKFVRSNAGTCINQRPLVAVGDRVEIGTPLADGPCTDQGELALGKNLLVAFMPWEGLNYEDAIILSQRLVQDDVLTSIHIEEHEVDARDTKLGAEEITRDIPNVSDEMLADLDERGIVRIGAEVSAGDILVGKVTPKGETELTPEERLLRAIFGEKAREVRDTSLKVPHGESGTVIGVRVFDTRDDDELPPGVNQLVRVHVAQKRKISDGDKLAGRHGNKGVISKILPVEDMPFLADGTPVDIVLNPLGVPSRMNIGQVLENHLGWIAKTGWDITEVKEAWADRLRQVGLGRVEADSRVATPVFDGADEHEITGLLENSLTTRDGERLIDGGGKAQLFDGRSGEPYPEKTGVGYMYMLKLHHLVDDKIHARSTGPYSMITQQPLGGKAQFGGQRFGEMEVWALEAYGAAWALQELLTIKSDDVPGRVKVYEAIVKGENIPEPGIPESFKVLVKEMQSLCLNVEVLSGDGRVIDLRESEDDLRNAEDFGIDLGRRPGGDHFLDVTEV, from the coding sequence TTGGCCGCCTCGCGCTCTGCGTTGAAGAACACCAATGTTGTCTTGCCCAGTGGTCGGATCTCATTCGCGAAGATCCACGAACCACTTGAGGTCCCCAACCTGCTCGATCTCCAAATTAACTCCTACAACTGGCTCATCGGAAACGAGGCCTGGCAGGCCGATGTCGAGGAGCGCCTGGCCGCTGGCCGCACCGATGTCAATACCCGCTCCGGGCTGGAGGAGATCTTCTCCGAGATCTCCCCCATCGAGGATTTCAACGAGACGATGTCGCTGTCCTTCCGCGATCATCGTTTCGAAGAGCCCAAGCACTCCATCGAGGAATGCAAGGACCGCGACGTCACCTATGCCGCCCCGCTGTTCGTGACCGCTGAGTTCGTCAACAACGAGACGGGTGAGATCAAGTCGCAGACCGTGTTCATCGGCGACTTCCCGCTGATGACCGACAAGGGCACCTTCATCATCAACGGCACCGAGCGTGTCGTTGTTTCACAGCTCGTTCGCTCCCCAGGCGTCTACTTCGAGATCACCCCTGACAAGGGATCCGACAAAGACATCTACTCCTGCAAGGTGATCCCCTCCCGCGGTGCGTGGTTGGAGTTCGAGATCGACAAGCGCGACATGGTCTTCGTGCGTCTCGACCGCAAGCGCAAGCAGAACGTCACGGTCCTGCTCAAGGCCCTCGGCTGGAGCGAGGACCGCATCCTCGAAGAGTTCGGTGACTTCGAGTCCATGCGCATGACATTGGAGAAGGACACCGTCAACACCCAGGACGAAGCGCTGCTGGACATCTACCGCAAGCTGCGTCCCGGCGAGCCCCCGGCCCGCGATGCCGCCCAGGCGCTGCTGGAGAACTACTACTTCAACCCGAAGCGCTACGACCTGGCAAAAGTTGGCCGCTACAAGATCAACAAGAAGCTCGGACTCGACCTGCCCTTCGACAGCCAGGTCCTCACCATGGAGGACATCGTCGCGGCCATCAAGTACGTCGTGGCCCTCCACGAGCACAGGGAGGAGCTGAACGGCCTGCCGGTCGAGGACGACGATATCGATCACTTCGGCAATCGTCGGCTCCGCACCGTCGGTGAGTTGATTCAGAACCAGTTGCGCACTGGCCTGGGACGCATGGAACGCGTCGTCCGCGACCGCATGACCACTCAGGACATCGAGGCCATCACTCCGCAGACCCTCATCAACATCCGCCCCGTGACGGCGGCGTTGAAGGAGTTCTTCGGCACCTCACAGCTGTCGCAGTTCATGGACCAGAACAACCCGCTCGCGGGGTTGACCCACAAACGCAGGCTCTCGGCGCTCGGTCCCGGCGGCCTCTCCCGCGACCGCGCGGGCATGGAGGTACGCGACGTCCACAGCTCGCACTACGGTCGCATGTGCCCGATCGAGACCCCCGAGGGTCCGAACATCGGCCTCATCGGTTCGCTCGCCTCGTTCGCCCGGGTCAATGCCTTCGGGTTCATCGAGACCCCGTACCGGCGCGTCGTCGATGGCAAGGTCACCGACCAGATCGACTACCTGACCGCCGACGAGGAGGACCGGTTCTCCATCGCCCAGGCCAATGCGGTCCTCGACGCCGAGGGTCGCCTCGCCGAGGAACGCGTCTTGGTGCGCATCAAACACGGTGACGTTGACACCATCCCGGCTGCAGACGTTGAGTACATGGACGTCTCGCCGCGTCAGATGGTCTCGGTTGCCACCGCGCTCATCCCGTTCCTTGAGCACGACGATGCTTCCCGTGCGCTGATGGGTGCGAACATGCAGCGCCAGGCGGTGCCGCTGATCCGCAACGAGGCCCCATTCGTAGGCACCGGCATGGAGTACCGTGCCGCCGTGGATGTCGGTGACGTGACCCTCGCGAAGAAGGCCGGTGTGGTGTCCTCGGTCACGGCGGACATCATCGAGATCGCCAATGATGACGCCACCTACTCCTCCTACCGGCTCGAGAAGTTCGTGCGATCCAACGCGGGCACCTGCATCAACCAGCGCCCGTTGGTCGCGGTCGGGGACCGTGTCGAGATCGGCACCCCTCTGGCCGACGGCCCCTGCACCGACCAGGGTGAGTTGGCGCTCGGCAAGAACCTCCTTGTTGCATTCATGCCGTGGGAGGGCCTCAACTACGAGGACGCGATCATCTTGTCGCAGCGTCTCGTTCAGGACGACGTCCTCACCTCGATCCACATCGAGGAGCACGAGGTCGACGCCCGCGACACGAAGCTGGGGGCCGAGGAGATCACCCGCGACATCCCCAACGTCTCCGACGAGATGCTGGCCGATCTCGACGAGCGTGGCATCGTCCGCATCGGTGCCGAGGTGTCGGCCGGTGACATCCTGGTCGGCAAGGTCACCCCGAAGGGCGAGACCGAGCTGACCCCCGAGGAGCGCTTGCTGCGCGCGATCTTCGGGGAGAAGGCCCGCGAGGTCCGCGACACCTCCCTGAAGGTGCCGCACGGTGAATCTGGCACCGTCATCGGGGTGCGGGTCTTCGACACCCGTGATGACGATGAACTGCCGCCCGGGGTCAATCAGCTGGTGCGGGTCCACGTCGCCCAGAAACGCAAGATCAGCGACGGTGACAAGCTTGCTGGCCGTCACGGCAACAAGGGCGTTATCTCGAAAATCCTTCCCGTGGAGGACATGCCTTTCCTTGCCGATGGCACCCCCGTCGACATCGTCCTCAACCCTCTCGGCGTCCCGTCCCGGATGAACATCGGGCAGGTGCTGGAGAACCATCTCGGGTGGATCGCCAAGACCGGCTGGGACATCACGGAGGTCAAGGAGGCCTGGGCGGATCGCCTGCGCCAGGTCGGTCTCGGCCGCGTCGAGGCGGACTCCCGGGTGGCCACCCCCGTCTTTGACGGCGCGGACGAGCACGAGATCACCGGCCTGCTGGAGAACTCGCTGACCACCCGCGACGGGGAGCGCCTCATCGATGGCGGCGGCAAGGCCCAGCTGTTCGACGGTCGCTCCGGTGAGCCCTATCCGGAGAAGACCGGCGTCGGCTACATGTACATGCTGAAGCTGCACCACTTGGTCGACGACAAGATCCATGCCCGCTCCACCGGCCCGTACTCGATGATCACCCAGCAGCCGCTGGGCGGCAAAGCGCAGTTCGGTGGTCAGCGTTTCGGCGAGATGGAGGTGTGGGCCCTCGAGGCCTATGGAGCTGCGTGGGCCCTCCAGGAGCTGTTGACCATCAAGTCCGACGACGTCCCCGGTCGCGTGAAGGTCTACGAGGCAATTGTCAAGGGAGAAAACATCCCCGAACCCGGCATCCCGGAGTCTTTCAAGGTGCTCGTCAAGGAGATGCAGTCGTTGTGTCTGAACGTGGAGGTTCTCTCCGGGGACGGACGCGTCATCGACCTGCGGGAATCGGAGGACGATCTGCGCAACGCCGAGGACTTCGGCATCGATCTCGGGAGACGTCCCGGAGGCGACCACTTCCTCGACGTCACCGAAGTCTGA
- a CDS encoding YdcF family protein, producing the protein MVRHRRLMGFGLLAWGVAELVEALAAQLLTASPEGAVTVVLPGFRNRNPARANVVNCWRARVAVRTARRYGSGSRILACGGDPAGAGVSEAALLSREVRRLGFAGEVILEQKSRTTVENARCVAPMLTGAGRVAVASNPLHGLKLRVLLGRCDSTLRRRFVASSDYRVGEIGPLRLLTAVVGFHDLLRAWPRR; encoded by the coding sequence ATGGTGCGACATCGGAGGTTGATGGGGTTCGGATTGCTGGCCTGGGGCGTCGCCGAACTGGTGGAGGCCCTTGCGGCGCAGCTGCTGACTGCGTCCCCGGAAGGAGCGGTGACGGTCGTGTTGCCCGGTTTTCGCAACCGGAACCCGGCGCGGGCCAATGTCGTCAATTGCTGGCGGGCTCGAGTGGCGGTCAGGACAGCCCGTCGCTACGGGTCGGGAAGTCGGATCCTGGCCTGCGGAGGCGATCCGGCGGGCGCGGGGGTGTCAGAGGCTGCACTGCTCTCCAGGGAGGTGCGCCGCCTCGGGTTCGCCGGTGAGGTGATCCTGGAGCAGAAATCGCGTACCACGGTGGAGAATGCCCGCTGCGTGGCGCCGATGCTCACCGGCGCGGGGCGAGTAGCCGTGGCCTCGAATCCGCTGCACGGGCTGAAGCTGCGCGTCTTGCTAGGGCGTTGCGATTCCACGCTGAGGAGGAGGTTCGTCGCTTCCAGTGACTACAGAGTGGGGGAGATCGGGCCGCTGAGGCTGTTGACCGCCGTCGTCGGGTTCCATGACCTGTTGCGTGCCTGGCCTCGGCGATGA
- a CDS encoding DNA-directed RNA polymerase subunit beta' has translation MLDVNVYDKLCIGLASADQIREWSHGEVKKPETINYRTLKPERDGLFCEKIFGPTRDWECYCGKYKRVRFKGIICERCGVEVTRSNVRRERMGHIELAAPVTHIWYFKGVPSRLGYLLDIAPKDLEKVIYFAAHMITHVDEEARHRDLPSLQARHEAYIKQLEKNRDSEIEARLAKLEEDLAQLESEGAKADIKRKVSDGAQKEAGQLRNQYQRRIDRAQAVWDRFKSLKVQDLEGDEILYRDMKQRYGKYFTGYMGAEAIKRRLETFDLQAEAEKLRETITNGKGQRKTRALKRLKVVAAFLSGNNDPSGMVLDAVPVIPPDLRPMVQLDGGRFATSDLNDLYRRVINRNNRLKRLLDLGAPEIIVNNEKRMLQEAVDSLFDNGRRGRPVTGPGNRPLKSISDMLKGKQGRFRQNLLGKRVDYSGRSVIVVGPQLKLHQCGLPKAMALELFKPFVMKRLDDLNHAQNIKAAKRMVERQRPIVWDVLEEVIAEHPVLLNRAPTLHRLGIQAFEPQLIEGKAIQLHPLVCAAFNADFDGDQMAVHLPLSAEAQAEARVLMLSTNNILKPADGRPVTVPSHEMIIGMYWLTMLQEEEKGAGRAFSSVAEAIMAHDRGDLHVGAPIKLRLEGVIPPVGYADKVRADGSVILETSLGRALFNEALPSDFPFVNERVGKKQIGQIVNDLAERYPLIDTVRTLDGLKDLGFQWGSRSGVTVSIADVQTPPSKPEILAAYDARAAKIDTLYERGSVTEDERRQELIELWTDATAELTDAMKDNFSQTNPIFVMVNSGARGNMTQMRQIAAMRGLVANPKGDIIARPIKSNFREGLSVLEYFISTHGGRKGQADTALRTADSGYLTRRLVDVSQDVIIREEDCQTERGLVKTIARWTKIVTDEDGRKTQIAAEPLEEGASVSIVPDVETAVYARTAATDITDSQGNVLVVAGTDLGDAEIERLASVGVTQVKVRSVLTCEAATGTCAMCYGRSLASGKTVDVGEAVGIVAAQSIGEPGTQLTMRTFHTGGVAGDDITQGLPRVVELFEARQPKGKAPIAEADGVIRIEDGDRSRKIIIVRDDGGDDLEYPVARRTRLEFEDANGARVAIRDGVHVSIGQQLTAGQVDPQDVLRVRGLRKVQEHLVEEVQRVYRTQGAPIHDKHIEIIIRQMLRRVTVIDSGDTSMMPGELVDRQVYEAANRKALTEGGRPAEGRPVLMGITKASLATDSWLSAASFQETTKVLTDAAIQGKSDTLVGLKENVILGKLIPAGTGLERYRNIRVEPTADAKSQAYTVSYDPYDYSFGSDLDVPGVPLDDIDFGDIR, from the coding sequence ATGCTGGACGTGAACGTCTACGACAAGCTCTGCATCGGACTGGCGAGCGCCGACCAGATCCGCGAGTGGAGCCACGGTGAGGTCAAGAAGCCCGAGACCATCAACTACCGCACTCTGAAACCGGAGCGTGACGGCCTCTTCTGCGAGAAGATCTTCGGCCCCACCCGGGACTGGGAGTGCTACTGCGGCAAGTACAAGCGGGTGCGTTTCAAGGGCATCATTTGTGAACGCTGCGGCGTCGAGGTGACCCGTTCCAACGTGCGCCGCGAGCGGATGGGGCACATTGAACTGGCCGCCCCCGTCACCCACATCTGGTACTTCAAGGGCGTCCCCTCGCGCCTCGGGTATCTGCTGGACATCGCGCCGAAGGATCTGGAGAAGGTCATCTACTTCGCCGCGCACATGATCACCCACGTGGATGAGGAGGCTCGTCACCGCGACCTCCCGAGCCTCCAGGCCCGTCACGAGGCCTACATCAAACAGCTCGAGAAGAACCGGGACTCGGAGATCGAGGCCCGCTTGGCCAAGCTGGAGGAGGACCTCGCCCAGCTCGAATCGGAGGGCGCCAAGGCCGACATCAAACGCAAGGTCTCTGACGGAGCGCAGAAGGAAGCGGGGCAGCTCCGTAACCAGTACCAGCGTCGAATCGATCGCGCCCAGGCTGTGTGGGATCGGTTCAAGTCGCTGAAAGTGCAGGACCTGGAGGGCGATGAGATCCTCTACCGGGACATGAAGCAGCGCTACGGCAAGTACTTCACCGGCTACATGGGTGCCGAGGCCATCAAGAGGCGTCTCGAGACCTTCGACCTGCAGGCTGAGGCCGAGAAGCTGCGTGAGACCATCACCAACGGCAAGGGACAGCGCAAGACCCGCGCCTTGAAGCGCCTGAAGGTGGTAGCTGCCTTCCTCAGCGGTAACAATGACCCGTCCGGGATGGTGCTCGATGCCGTTCCAGTCATTCCGCCGGACCTGCGTCCCATGGTGCAGCTCGACGGCGGTAGGTTCGCAACATCGGACCTCAACGACCTCTATCGCCGCGTCATCAACCGCAACAACCGGCTGAAGCGTCTCCTCGACCTTGGCGCGCCCGAGATCATCGTCAACAACGAGAAACGCATGCTCCAGGAGGCCGTCGATTCGTTGTTCGACAACGGGCGTCGTGGCCGTCCTGTTACCGGGCCGGGTAACCGTCCTTTGAAGTCGATCTCGGACATGCTCAAGGGCAAGCAGGGCCGGTTCCGCCAGAACCTGCTTGGCAAGCGCGTCGACTATTCGGGTCGTTCGGTTATCGTGGTTGGTCCCCAGCTGAAGCTGCATCAGTGCGGCCTGCCGAAGGCCATGGCCCTCGAACTGTTCAAGCCCTTCGTGATGAAACGCCTGGACGATCTCAACCACGCTCAGAACATCAAGGCCGCTAAGCGCATGGTGGAGCGGCAGCGCCCCATCGTGTGGGATGTGCTGGAGGAGGTCATCGCCGAGCATCCGGTGCTGCTGAACCGTGCACCAACCCTTCACCGCCTCGGCATCCAGGCCTTCGAGCCGCAGCTGATCGAGGGCAAGGCGATCCAGCTTCATCCGCTCGTCTGTGCAGCCTTCAACGCCGACTTCGACGGTGACCAAATGGCCGTTCACTTGCCACTGTCTGCCGAGGCCCAGGCCGAGGCGCGGGTGCTGATGCTGTCGACGAACAACATCCTGAAGCCGGCAGACGGTCGTCCCGTGACCGTCCCCAGCCACGAGATGATCATTGGCATGTACTGGCTGACGATGCTGCAGGAAGAGGAGAAGGGAGCCGGTCGCGCATTCTCTTCGGTGGCCGAGGCGATCATGGCCCACGACCGCGGTGACCTGCACGTCGGCGCTCCCATCAAGCTGCGTCTCGAGGGGGTCATTCCCCCAGTCGGGTATGCCGACAAGGTGCGTGCCGACGGGTCGGTCATCCTCGAGACCTCGCTTGGACGGGCCCTGTTCAACGAGGCCCTTCCCTCGGACTTCCCGTTTGTGAATGAGCGAGTCGGCAAGAAACAGATCGGCCAGATTGTCAACGACCTTGCCGAGCGGTATCCACTGATCGACACCGTGCGCACTCTCGATGGGTTGAAGGACCTGGGCTTCCAGTGGGGTTCGCGCTCCGGAGTGACCGTCTCCATCGCGGATGTCCAGACCCCGCCGAGCAAACCAGAGATCCTCGCTGCCTACGACGCCCGGGCCGCGAAGATCGACACCCTGTACGAGCGTGGTTCGGTGACGGAGGACGAGCGTCGTCAGGAGCTGATCGAGCTGTGGACCGACGCCACCGCGGAGTTGACGGATGCGATGAAGGACAACTTCTCGCAGACCAACCCGATCTTCGTGATGGTCAACTCGGGTGCTCGCGGCAACATGACCCAGATGCGTCAGATTGCGGCTATGCGAGGCCTGGTGGCCAACCCGAAGGGCGACATCATCGCTCGGCCCATCAAATCGAACTTCCGCGAGGGCTTGTCGGTGCTGGAGTACTTCATCTCCACCCACGGTGGCCGTAAAGGACAGGCCGACACCGCGTTGCGGACTGCCGACTCGGGGTACCTCACCCGGCGCTTGGTGGATGTCTCGCAGGACGTCATAATCCGCGAGGAGGACTGCCAGACCGAACGTGGGCTGGTCAAGACCATCGCTCGCTGGACCAAGATCGTCACGGACGAGGACGGCAGGAAGACCCAGATCGCGGCGGAACCGCTGGAGGAGGGAGCTTCCGTCTCTATCGTTCCTGACGTGGAGACCGCCGTCTATGCCCGCACCGCGGCAACCGACATCACTGACTCTCAGGGCAACGTGCTCGTCGTCGCGGGCACCGATCTCGGTGACGCCGAGATCGAGCGGCTTGCCTCCGTCGGTGTCACCCAGGTCAAGGTTCGTTCCGTGCTGACCTGCGAGGCCGCCACCGGTACCTGCGCCATGTGCTATGGCCGGTCGCTGGCTTCCGGAAAGACCGTAGACGTCGGTGAGGCTGTCGGTATCGTGGCTGCTCAGTCCATCGGCGAGCCCGGAACCCAGCTGACGATGCGTACCTTCCACACCGGTGGTGTGGCTGGTGACGACATCACGCAGGGTCTGCCGCGCGTCGTGGAACTGTTCGAGGCCCGGCAGCCGAAGGGTAAAGCACCCATCGCCGAGGCTGACGGTGTCATCCGCATCGAGGACGGTGACCGCAGCCGCAAGATCATCATCGTGCGTGACGATGGCGGCGATGACCTCGAGTACCCGGTGGCGCGCCGCACTCGGTTGGAGTTCGAGGACGCTAACGGGGCGCGCGTGGCAATCCGCGACGGGGTGCACGTGAGCATCGGTCAGCAGCTCACCGCCGGTCAGGTGGATCCGCAGGACGTGTTGCGCGTCCGTGGTCTGCGCAAGGTCCAGGAGCACCTGGTTGAAGAGGTGCAGCGCGTGTACCGCACGCAGGGCGCTCCCATCCACGACAAGCACATCGAGATCATCATCCGTCAGATGCTGCGTCGCGTGACCGTCATCGACTCGGGTGACACCTCGATGATGCCGGGTGAGCTGGTGGACCGGCAGGTCTACGAGGCGGCGAACCGCAAGGCCCTGACCGAGGGAGGGCGGCCCGCGGAGGGACGTCCGGTGCTGATGGGTATCACCAAGGCATCCCTCGCCACGGATTCGTGGTTGTCGGCCGCGTCCTTCCAGGAGACGACGAAGGTGCTTACCGACGCCGCCATCCAGGGCAAGTCGGACACCCTCGTCGGCCTGAAGGAGAATGTGATCCTCGGTAAGCTGATTCCGGCTGGTACCGGTCTGGAGCGTTATCGCAACATCCGGGTGGAGCCCACTGCGGATGCGAAGTCGCAGGCCTACACGGTCAGCTACGACCCGTACGATTACTCGTTCGGTTCTGATCTGGATGTCCCCGGTGTTCCACTGGACGACATCGACTTCGGCGACATCCGCTGA